DNA sequence from the Candidatus Stygibacter australis genome:
GTATATTTCCAGAGTGCTTCTTTTCCTGTTGATAATATTTCTATGTGGCAGTGGGATTTCCAGAATGATGGTATCATAGATTCCTATGAAGAAAGTCCCTACTGGGTATTTGAACAGCCTGGATTATATGATGTAAAACTGATGATCTCTGACGGAGAGAGCAGGTCAGAAAAAACATTCCCAGAAATGATCGAAGTGTTGGGTACCGATGATGTGGAAGGCACCGTGTTAGGTGTTTGGAGTCCACAATTTAATCCCTATCACATAGTTGATGATATTTCTATCCCTTATTATGGTGAACTGGTTATAGAACCTGGGACAGAGATCATCATAGATTATAATAAAAAGATCAATGTCTATGGTAGAATAGATATCTCCGGTACGATTGAAGAACCAGTGATTCTCACCTCAGATGCTACCTGGAAAGGAATTAAGCTGCTTAACTCGCTTCAGGAAAACCGCATTGAATATGCTGAGATCACCAATACGAATCTTAGTGCCATAAATGCCAGTTATTCTTCCATAGAGATCCTTAATTCAAAGTTCTATGGTAATACAAGTGGCTCACTGGGTGCTGCCATTAATCTTCTGGGTTGTGATGATGTACTCATCCACGGCAATATGATAGTCAATAATTCTTCCAGTATGACAGGTGGTATAGCTTTGAGAGCTTCTCATCCGTTTATCAGTAATAATATCATAGCAAATAACGAAGGCAGCATGGCAGGTGGACTGGTTATTCGGGACGGTTCGGCTCCGGTTGTTATCAATAATATCATTGCGTATAATGATGCACCAATTGCGGCAATATTTGTTGATGAATCCACTCCTGAATTTATCAATAACATCCTTCTTGATGATGTTGATGTATTTCTGGGAAATGTTGATGATATGCGGATTGATTATAATTTAAGTTCCCAAACCTTACCGGGAACAGGAAATTTTTATGCAGACCCGCTCTTTATTAATCCTACTCCAGCCAGCGGTTTAGAATATAACGCTCTGGAAGCGGATTGGCATCTTCAGATAAATTCTCCCGCTATAGATGCCGGAGATCCTTCTGAGGAGTATAATGATCTGGAAGACAGCCAGAATCCCGGATATGCATTATATCCCTCCCTGGGTGCAGTTCGCAACGATTTGGGCTTCTATGGCGGCCCTGGTATCATCCCCGAAGTAGTACCAGCAGATGATGATGATATAGTACCGGCAAATAGTGTTGTACTTATCTCATATCCTAATCCTTTCTTTAGACAATCTTCCCGCAGCCAGATCAATTTTGCGATCGAAGGTGCTGATGGGGGAGAAGTGAATATCTATAATTTAAAAGGACAAAAGATAGCCAGTCTGGAAATGGAGCAAAGAGCAACAACGATTTCCTGGGACGGCAATAATAAATTTGATAAACCAGTTAGCAGTGGTATCTATTTTGCCCGTTGGCAAAAGGATAACCTCTCAGTAAACAAAAAACTGATAATCCTGGATTAAGAAAAAATAAAATCGGGCAGACCAATCATCTGCCCGATTTTTTTTACCAGACTAAGCTATTGACTTATGACGTTATCCCGGATTGAGTTTAGAGCGAGAAAGCGGACGTAACGGACTAAGAAGACATAGCGGACACAGCAATAATTATGAAACCAGGCAAACATTAAATTATTTTTTTCGAGCATAAATTTTCTTATATAAATCTCGATGCAATTAACGCAATCTTTCTTGTAAATTTCCAGATAACAATTTTATTTCAGATTGACTTTTTCAGTCTTCCAAGTGTGAAACAGGTGGAACAACTAAGCACAATATAACAAAAAAATGTCAGTACGTGCTTTGTTGTTCCACTTTGAGTCTGGCTTAATGATGATGAATAAGAGATAGTTATATATTATAATGGGATATATGGTAAATATAAAACTATAGTATAGAAATGAAACAAAATTATTATTCTAATTGCTGAAAACTCTCTGAAGTGAGACGAAAGTATTAATAAAAGATGTCGGAATAAAGTAATGATAAAATTATGAAAAATGATAAAGTCCGAATGAAAGAGGAGATATGGTAAAATCTGGGTTGGAAAATTCTTGACCATCGGGGGCAGAGAAATTTTTTAACAACTAAGATATGAGATTAAGGAGAATGAAATGGCATTTAATTTGCGAA
Encoded proteins:
- a CDS encoding T9SS type A sorting domain-containing protein encodes the protein MARDALIQLASEHDDVVPLIWQMSEPASPGGSERFQLYGGEAYPLSVFGGNLTYQGEDDAVTQFGDFYDQLTGEETPWNIDLHFGLDSQDNYQISADISLEDTISADSINVFFALTRHDLSNYSSLVLNSSFNDTLMITDSGASVTIDKLFDYSEYYELTSLRAVVIIQNMQTREILQSAQTGITQLIPEIMVNLNSGPASLGVYFQSASFPVDNISMWQWDFQNDGIIDSYEESPYWVFEQPGLYDVKLMISDGESRSEKTFPEMIEVLGTDDVEGTVLGVWSPQFNPYHIVDDISIPYYGELVIEPGTEIIIDYNKKINVYGRIDISGTIEEPVILTSDATWKGIKLLNSLQENRIEYAEITNTNLSAINASYSSIEILNSKFYGNTSGSLGAAINLLGCDDVLIHGNMIVNNSSSMTGGIALRASHPFISNNIIANNEGSMAGGLVIRDGSAPVVINNIIAYNDAPIAAIFVDESTPEFINNILLDDVDVFLGNVDDMRIDYNLSSQTLPGTGNFYADPLFINPTPASGLEYNALEADWHLQINSPAIDAGDPSEEYNDLEDSQNPGYALYPSLGAVRNDLGFYGGPGIIPEVVPADDDDIVPANSVVLISYPNPFFRQSSRSQINFAIEGADGGEVNIYNLKGQKIASLEMEQRATTISWDGNNKFDKPVSSGIYFARWQKDNLSVNKKLIILD